A region of Micromonospora chokoriensis DNA encodes the following proteins:
- the hutH gene encoding histidine ammonia-lyase has product MTTVTIQPTGISADDVLAVARGTATVVLDPATVDAMATSRAIVDGIESSGRPVYGVSTGFGALANTFVAPERRAELQHALIRSHAAGVGAPMPREVVRAMMLLRVRSLALGRSGVRPLVAEALVDLLNNDITPWVPEHGSLGASGDLAPLAHCALALLGEGWVLGPAGERQDAADALTAAGLKPIELAAKEGLALINGTDGMLGMLLLAIDDAAHLFAMADVTAALAIEAMLGSERPFLPELHAIRPHPGQAASAANIHRLLQDSRVMDSHRDDLAHAVQDAYSMRCAPQVAGAARDTLDFVRTVAARELVSVVDNPVVLPDGRVESTGNFHGAPLGFAADFLAIAAAEVGAIAERRVDRLLDVTRSRELPAFLSPDAGVNSGLMIAQYTAAGIVAENRRLAAPASVDSLPTSGMQEDHVSMGWAAAKKLRTVLDNLTSLLAVELLAGVRGLQLRAPLEPSPAGRAAVAALGPAAGEPGPDVFLAPVMEAARAVVAGAELRAAIERAVGPLG; this is encoded by the coding sequence ATGACGACAGTGACCATCCAGCCCACCGGAATCTCCGCCGACGACGTCCTCGCGGTGGCCCGCGGCACCGCCACTGTCGTCCTCGACCCCGCCACCGTCGACGCGATGGCGACGAGTCGGGCCATCGTGGACGGCATCGAGTCGTCCGGCCGTCCCGTGTACGGGGTGTCCACCGGGTTCGGGGCGCTGGCCAACACGTTCGTCGCGCCGGAGCGGCGGGCCGAGCTGCAACACGCGTTGATCCGTTCGCACGCCGCCGGGGTGGGCGCCCCGATGCCCCGCGAGGTGGTCCGGGCGATGATGCTGCTGCGGGTCCGGTCCCTCGCCCTGGGCCGTTCCGGGGTCCGGCCGCTGGTCGCCGAGGCCCTGGTCGACCTGCTCAACAACGACATCACCCCGTGGGTGCCGGAGCACGGCTCGCTGGGCGCCTCCGGTGACCTGGCCCCGTTGGCGCACTGCGCGCTGGCGCTGCTCGGTGAGGGCTGGGTTCTCGGGCCGGCCGGCGAGCGGCAGGACGCCGCCGACGCCCTGACCGCCGCCGGGCTCAAGCCGATCGAGTTGGCCGCCAAGGAAGGGCTGGCGCTGATCAACGGCACCGACGGCATGCTCGGCATGCTGCTGCTGGCGATCGACGACGCGGCGCACCTGTTCGCCATGGCCGACGTGACGGCCGCACTGGCCATCGAGGCGATGCTCGGCTCCGAGCGGCCGTTCCTGCCCGAGCTGCACGCGATCCGGCCGCACCCCGGTCAGGCGGCCTCGGCGGCGAACATCCACCGGCTGTTGCAGGACTCGCGGGTGATGGACTCGCACCGCGACGACCTCGCGCACGCCGTGCAGGACGCGTACTCGATGCGGTGCGCACCGCAGGTGGCCGGCGCGGCCCGCGACACCCTGGACTTCGTCCGCACCGTCGCGGCGCGGGAACTCGTGTCGGTGGTGGACAACCCGGTGGTGCTGCCGGACGGTCGGGTCGAGTCGACGGGCAACTTCCACGGCGCGCCGCTCGGCTTCGCCGCGGACTTCCTCGCCATCGCCGCCGCCGAGGTGGGCGCGATCGCCGAGCGGCGGGTGGACCGGCTGCTCGACGTCACCCGCTCGCGGGAACTGCCGGCGTTCCTCTCCCCCGACGCCGGGGTCAACTCCGGCCTGATGATCGCCCAGTACACGGCGGCGGGCATCGTCGCCGAGAACCGTCGCCTGGCCGCCCCCGCCTCGGTGGACTCCCTGCCCACCAGCGGCATGCAGGAGGACCACGTGTCGATGGGCTGGGCGGCGGCGAAGAAGCTGCGCACGGTCCTGGACAACCTGACCAGCCTGCTCGCGGTGGAGCTGCTGGCCGGCGTACGCGGTCTGCAGCTGCGCGCGCCGCTGGAGCCGTCACCGGCCGGCCGCGCCGCCGTCGCCGCGCTCGGTCCGGCGGCCGGCGAGCCCGGCCCGGACGTGTTCCTCGCCCCCGTGATGGAGGCGGCCCGTGCGGTCGTCGCCGGAGCTGAGTTGCGCGCCGCCATCGAGCGTGCGGTCGGCCCGCTGGGCTGA